A genomic window from Glycine max cultivar Williams 82 chromosome 17, Glycine_max_v4.0, whole genome shotgun sequence includes:
- the LOC100807820 gene encoding cucumber peeling cupredoxin, translated as MAFNVTSSYTIRRTRRKNQQKRSSPRIQQGRPHLQEHIAMSRNLLLVLFAVATFLHGSEAQAPAPKATSPISPPRSTPAPGPSSGSVTYTVGETAGWIVPGNASFYPAWASAKNFKVGDILVFNYPSNAHNVEEVTKANYDSCSSASPIATFTTPPARVPLSKSGEHYYICGIPGHCLGGQKLSINVTGGSTATAPTTPSSPSPSGAVSPPPQNSAAASLGLVGVSATLLSVAAAFFYYSIY; from the exons ATGGCCTTCAACGTCACAAGTTCTTACACCATAAggagaacaagaagaaaaaaccaacaaaaaagaTCTAGTCCTAGAATCCAACAGGGGCGACCTCACCTCCAAGAACACATAGCCATGTCAAGAAACTTGCTTCTTGTTCTTTTTGCAGTAGCCACCTTCCTCCATGGCTCAGAAGCACAAGCACCAGCACCAAAAGCCACTAGCCCCATTTCTCCACCAAGGTCTACACCAGCACCTGGCCCTTCCTCTGGATCAGTTACTTACACTGTTGGAGAGACTGCAGGCTGGATTGTTCCTGGCAACGCTTCCTTTTACCCAGCTTGGGCCTCTGCCAAAAACTTCAAGGTTGGAGACATCCTAG TTTTCAACTACCCATCAAATGCACACAACGTAGAGGAGGTGACAAAGGCCAACTACGATTCTTGCAGCTCAGCCTCTCCTATCGCCACTTTCACCACTCCACCGGCCAGAGTCCCCCTTAGCAAATCCGGTGAACATTACTACATCTGTGGAATTCCGGGGCACTGTTTGGGAGGACAAAAGCTTTCCATCAACGTCACCGGCGGCAGCACCGCCACCGCCCCCACCACTCCTTCTAGCCCTTCTCCATCAGGTGCTGTCAGTCCTCCCCCACAGAACTCTGCTGCTGCATCTCTCGGTCTTGTTGGAGTATCCGCCACCCTTCTTTCAGTTGCCGCGGCTTTTTTCTATTATTCTATTTATTAG